A window of the Miscanthus floridulus cultivar M001 chromosome 14, ASM1932011v1, whole genome shotgun sequence genome harbors these coding sequences:
- the LOC136505777 gene encoding NDR1/HIN1-like protein 10, with amino-acid sequence MSGSGSRSREKTCCGRCCTLLVSLGVVVLIYWAIFQPHQIRARVDYAELSNLTVSNSSSAAAAVAVSYHVAVNLSLYNPSKRVNIYYDTLDAELRYRGAVLSPAATATSAASPAEFYQRRKAEQVVSLVFDGKGVAVPGDDVGKQLEREVKAGVKLDLELHVDARVRYVFGSIKIRQKPTVWCALSIAMPSTAGGMGILGSGDWCWVKYR; translated from the coding sequence ATGTCCGGCAGCGGCAGCCGCAGCCGCGAGAAGACCTGCTGCGGCAGATGCTGCACGCTGCTCGTCTCCCTAGGCGTCGTCGTGCTCATCTACTGGGCCATCTTCCAGCCGCACCAGATACGCGCCAGGGTGGACTACGCCGAGCTCTCCAACCTCACCGTCTCCaactcctcctccgccgccgccgctgtcgcgGTGTCCTACCACGTCGCCGTGAACCTGAGCCTGTACAACCCCAGCAAGCGCGTCAACATCTACTACGACACCCTGGACGCCGAGCTCCGGTACCGCGGCGCCGTCCTGAGCCCGGCCGCGACCGCGACCTCGGCTGCGTCCCCCGCCGAATTCTACCAGCGCCGGAAGGCCGAGCAGGTGGTGAGCCTCGTGTTCGACGGGAAGGGCGTCGCCGTCCCCGGCGACGACGTCGGGAAGCAGCTGGAGCGCGAGGTGAAGGCCGGCGTGAAGCTGGACCTGGAGCTCCACGTCGACGCGCGGGTGAGGTACGTGTTCGGGAGCATCAAGATACGGCAGAAGCCGACGGTCTGGTGCGCGCTCAGCATCGCGATGCCGTCGACGGCGGGCGGCATGGGTATTCTTGGCTCCGGCGACTGGTGCTGGGTCAAGTACCGGTGA